The Mercenaria mercenaria strain notata chromosome 8, MADL_Memer_1, whole genome shotgun sequence genome has a segment encoding these proteins:
- the LOC123566106 gene encoding protein fem-1 homolog C-like: MEYRSVVYNAARDGKLNRLKIFLDHKSKDVVRQLVQAKTNGATPLIMAARNGHFDVAKYLIEQCGADFEQVGSVTFDGETIEGAPPLWCAAAAGYLNIVEFLVTRTASVNKTTLTNSTPLRAASFDGHFEIVRFLVENGADIEIANRHGHTCLMIACYKGHHDIAKYLLEKGADVNRKSVKGNTALHDCAESGSLEILKLLLEHNARMDKDAYGMSPLLAAAVAGYSTIVEFLIEREECTKEEKIDALELLGATYVDKKRDMLGAILFWRQAMEERFSNEHHPVLKPERTSTIPAYENSKEVVSVDQLDELISDPDDMRMQALLVRERILGPAHPDTSYYIRYRGALYADMGNFDRCIQLWTYALDMQQNVLEPLSPMTQSSFLSFAELFSFMTTEWRNRPAHPVPFKDIMAVLLKAVRELDRGRKHLTSLEASERDTTNVNRLLVIIMHIICLMCRLKRNLSKQEEELFKKSVYSLIKMKPTSAKGQSPLHLACSKETTNVGRYPVCSFPSLPVISLLLEVGCDVNAVDSEKNTPLHVAATNKPCRAEVFSLLLKHGAHIDTCNVDRKTPMQLIRGTTIYEIASPLEHTTLQCLAARKIVKCAIPYQGFIPKRLEQFVEMH; this comes from the exons ATGGAATATAGAAGTGTCGTTTATAACGCAGCACGAGACGGTAAACTGAACCGTCTGAAAATCTTCCTTGATCACAAATCTAAAGATGTCGTACGCCAGCTTGTTCAGGCAAAGACAAATGGAGCCACACCGCTGATTATGGCGGCCAGAAACGGCCACTTTGATGTGGCTAAGTATTTGATAGAGCAGTGTGGTGCAGATTTTGAGCAGGTTGGGTCTGTAACATTTGATGGTGAAACAATTGAGGGTGCCCCACCATTGTGGTGTGCTGCAGCTGCTGGTTATCTTAATATTGTGGAATTTCTTGTAACAAGAACAGCATCAGTTAATAAAACCACACTTACAAACTCTACTCCACTGAGAGCTGCATCATTTGATGGACATTTTGAAATAGTGAGGTTCCTGGTTGAAAATGGAGCAGACATAGAAATAGCAAACAGACATGGTCACACATGTTTAATGATAGCTTGCTATAAAGGACATCATGATATTGCTAAATATCTCCTGGAAAAGGGAGCAGATGTCAACCGAAAAAGTGTTAAAG GTAATACTGCTCTGCATGATTGTGCCGAGTCTGGCAGTCTTGAAATCTTGAAGCTTCTACTCGAGCACAATGCTCGAATGGACAAAGATGCTTATGGGATGTCACCATTGCTGGCTGCAGCAGTCGCAGGATATTCCACAATTGTTGAATTTCTAATAGAGAGGGAAGAATGTACAAAGGAAGAAAAAATAGATGCATTGGAACTTCTTGGTGCTACATATGTGGATAAAAAACGTGATATGCTTGGAGCTATACTGTTTTGGCGGCAGGCTATGGAGGAGCGATTTTCAAATGAACACCATCCTGTGTTAAAACCCGAAAGAACATCAACTATACCAGCGTATGAAAATTCAAAGGAAGTGGTTTCAGTTGATCAGCTTGATGAATTAATATCTGATCCTGATGACATGAGGATGCAGGCATTACTGGTAAGGGAGAGAATTCTCGGGCCAGCCCATCCTGACACATCATATTACATCAGATACCGAGGTGCTCTGTATGCTGACATGGGTAATTTTGATCGTTGCATACAGCTGTGGACATATGCACTTgatatgcaacaaaatgtgttGGAACCATTGAGTCCAATGACACAAAGTAGTTTCTTATCATTTGCAGAGCTCTTCTCTTTCATGACCACTGAATGGAGAAATCGTCCAGCACATCCAGTCCCTTTCAAAGATATAATGGCTGTGTTACTGAAGGCAGTCAGAGAGCTTGATCGGGGTAGAAAACATTTGACAAGCTTGGAAGCATCAGAAAGAGATACCACCAATGTAAACAGACTTCTTGTGATAATCATGCATATAATATGTCTGATGTGTagattaaaaagaaatcttagCAAACAAGAGGAGGAATTATTTAAAAAGAGTGTGTACAGTTTAATCAAGATGAAACCTACAAGTGCCAAAGGCCAGTCTCCGCTACACCTTGCTTGTTCTAAAGAGACAACAAATGTGGGACGGTACCCAGTTTGTTCATTTCCCTCTCTACCAGTGATATCTCTTTTACTTGAAGTAGGTTGCGATGTAAATGCAGTAGACTCGGAGAAGAACACTCCTTTGCATGTAGCTGCCACAAATAAACCCTGCAGAGCGGAGGTTTTTTCCTTGCTTCTTAAACATGGGGCTCACATAGACACTTGTAATGTTGATAGAAAAACTCCTATGCAGCTTATAAGAGGAACAACTATATATGAGATAGCGTCACCTCTCGAACACACAACTCTACAATGCTTAGCTGCCAGAAAAATTGTAAAGTGTGCTATCCCATATCAGGGTTTCATTCCAAAAAGGCTAGAGCAGTTTGTGGAAATGCACTGA
- the LOC123566107 gene encoding uncharacterized protein LOC123566107, translating into MIEFCTRKRMVLAILLLFSLTVVTLIVEGRWSNNHKIAEVNAENESRCGSEVVKVIESCRQCTTFEMKSEQAYCVKTGYREKIQCGKQKDNIYKRSCKVDPWIEERKFWILELVTCIVGIGTYGIVRHRQGILDQLLMEKVNRQIAA; encoded by the exons ATGATTGAGTTTTGTACCAGGAAGCGGATGGTGTTGGCCATTCTTCTACTCTTCAG TTTAACAGTAGTGACCTTGATAGTTGAAGGAAGGTGGTCAAACAACCATAAAATTGCTGAAGTTAATGCAG AGAACGAGTCAAGATGTGGGTCAGAAGTTGTCAAGGTCATTGAGTCCTGCAGACAATGTACAACATTTGAAATG AAATCAGAACAAGCTTACTGTGTGAAGACTGGTTATAGGGAAAAAATACAGTGTGGTAAACAAAAGGATAACATTTACAAAAGAAG TTGTAAGGTTGATCCATGGATAGAGGAGAGGAAGTTCTGGATACTTGAACTGGTCACGTGCATTGTGGGTATAGGAACTTACGGTATAGTGCGACATAGACAGGGTATACTTGACCAGTTGTTGATGGAGAAAGTCAACAGACAGATAGCTGCatga